A genomic window from Hyla sarda isolate aHylSar1 chromosome 8, aHylSar1.hap1, whole genome shotgun sequence includes:
- the LOC130283803 gene encoding sulfotransferase 1C2-like isoform X1, producing MDPEVLKKIEEDMKNFTCKMGEIQGVPFPETTCEIWDKIYNFQAREDDILIATFPKAGTTWMQEIVDLILLNGDVERSMRAPSFMKVPFIDLNAKPRIPGVEAANTMESPRLIKTHFQIQLVPPSFWEKNVKVVYVARNAKDCVVSYYHFQRMNKALPDPGTWNEYFSMFLAGKNPWGSWFDNVIGWWKAKDKHQILYVFYEDMIEDPKREIRKISKFLGKDLTEEVLDTIQLHTSFDAMKENPMTNFSTVPSFVFDQSVSAFLRKGKVGDWKNHFTVAQNIVFDEEYKRKMEGSGLNFRTEL from the exons ATGGATCCAGAAGTATTGAAAAAAATTGAAGAGGATATGAAGAACTTCACCTGCAAAATGGGGGAGATCCAGGGCGTCCCCTTCCCTGAGACCACCTGTGAAATCTGGGACAAGATCTACAACTTTCAGGCGCGAGAAGACGATATCCTGATCGCTACGTTTCCTAAAGCCG GAACCACATGGATGCAGGAGATCGTGGACCTGATCCTGCTAAACGGGGACGTGGAGAGGAGCATGCGGGCCCCGAGCTTCATGAAGGTGCCCTTCATAGACCTGAACGCGAAGCCCAGGATCCCAG GAGTGGAGGCCGCTAACACCATGGAGTCACCGCGCCTCATAAAAACTCATTTTCAGATACAGCTCGTGCCGCCATCGTTTTGGGAGAAGAACGTCAAG GTCGTTTATGTTGCCCGGAATGCCAAGGACTGCGTGGTCTCCTACTATCACTTCCAGAGGATGAATAAGGCTCTGCCGGATCCTGGGACCTGGAATGAATACTTCTCTATGTTCTTAGCTGGAAAGA ATCCTTGGGGGAGCTGGTTTGACAATGTCATCGGATGGTGGAAAGCAAAAGACAAACACCAGATTCTCTATGTCTTCTACGAGGACATGATCGAG GACCCAAAGAGAGAAATaagaaaaatatcaaaatttCTGGGCAAAGACCTGACAGAGGAAGTTCTGGACACCATTCAACTCCACACATCATTCGACGCCATGAAGGAGAACCCAATGACCAACTTCAGTACTGTGCCGTCATTTGTATTTGACCAGTCCGTCTCGGCCTTCTTGAGGAAAG GTAAAGTCGGTGACTGGAAGAACCATTTCACGGTGGCCCAAAACATTGTATTTGATGAGGAATACAAGAGGAAGATGGAGGGGAGTGGGCTGAACTTCCGCACTGAGCTATGA
- the LOC130283803 gene encoding sulfotransferase 1C1-like isoform X2, with product MDPEVLKKIEEDMKNFTCKMGEIQGVPFPETTCEIWDKIYNFQAREDDILIATFPKAGTTWMQEIVDLILLNGDVERSMRAPSFMKVPFIDLNAKPRIPGVEAANTMESPRLIKTHFQIQLVPPSFWEKNVKVVYVARNAKDCVVSYYHFQRMNKALPDPGTWNEYFSMFLAGKNPWGSWFDNVIGWWKAKDKHQILYVFYEDMIEDPKREIRKISKFLGKDLTEEVLDTIQLHTSFDAMKENPMTNFSTVPSFVFDQSVSAFLRKALKSRKTLHVFYVVMRLQW from the exons ATGGATCCAGAAGTATTGAAAAAAATTGAAGAGGATATGAAGAACTTCACCTGCAAAATGGGGGAGATCCAGGGCGTCCCCTTCCCTGAGACCACCTGTGAAATCTGGGACAAGATCTACAACTTTCAGGCGCGAGAAGACGATATCCTGATCGCTACGTTTCCTAAAGCCG GAACCACATGGATGCAGGAGATCGTGGACCTGATCCTGCTAAACGGGGACGTGGAGAGGAGCATGCGGGCCCCGAGCTTCATGAAGGTGCCCTTCATAGACCTGAACGCGAAGCCCAGGATCCCAG GAGTGGAGGCCGCTAACACCATGGAGTCACCGCGCCTCATAAAAACTCATTTTCAGATACAGCTCGTGCCGCCATCGTTTTGGGAGAAGAACGTCAAG GTCGTTTATGTTGCCCGGAATGCCAAGGACTGCGTGGTCTCCTACTATCACTTCCAGAGGATGAATAAGGCTCTGCCGGATCCTGGGACCTGGAATGAATACTTCTCTATGTTCTTAGCTGGAAAGA ATCCTTGGGGGAGCTGGTTTGACAATGTCATCGGATGGTGGAAAGCAAAAGACAAACACCAGATTCTCTATGTCTTCTACGAGGACATGATCGAG GACCCAAAGAGAGAAATaagaaaaatatcaaaatttCTGGGCAAAGACCTGACAGAGGAAGTTCTGGACACCATTCAACTCCACACATCATTCGACGCCATGAAGGAGAACCCAATGACCAACTTCAGTACTGTGCCGTCATTTGTATTTGACCAGTCCGTCTCGGCCTTCTTGAGGAAAG CCCTAAAGTCTCGCAAGACTTTACATGTATTTTATGTGGTAATGAGACTGCAGTGGTAG